In the genome of Triticum urartu cultivar G1812 chromosome 5, Tu2.1, whole genome shotgun sequence, one region contains:
- the LOC125555551 gene encoding uncharacterized protein LOC125555551 gives MDLLEYGRARSVTHGGLANPGSYVLSGQTVKLINVGREVDSHDATRDQMELRQFINTNPYLNGNASAEWGTLDMLLESRLVTNFSRGWKNVVVGHPMLSGSAEDIIAAFDGVNTSVEQLTLVKATKLANLLYTEFPHFHDRPLIPNPQGPNDYHENLRFYFRRTRVFNRLFNNYYDGVKQLYQGDKIYLEIIRLVRNCIHHAAKYDERLADSERLLTMMRENFTHYISLTYSFLHMLNDKDADYPYKSNDKPSTPSIGDYLDLAMKRTRRGRG, from the exons ATGGATCTTCTTGAGTATGGGAGAGCGAGATCTGTGACACATGGTGGTCTTGCCAATCCGGGAAGCTATGTGCTCTCTGGACAAACCGTGAAACTTATTAACGTGGGGCGAGAAGTTGATTCCCACGATGCCACGAGAGATCAGATGGAGCTCAGACAATTCATAAACACGAACCCCTATTTAAATGGTAATGCCAGTGCAGAGTGGGGCActcttgacatgcttctggaatCTCGACTTGTGACCAA CTTTAGTCGTGGCTGGAAGAACGTTGTCGTGGGACACCCAATGTTATCGGGATCGGCTGAGGATATAATCGCAGCTTTTGATGGGGTGAACACATCTGTGGAACAACTGACTTTGGTAAAAGCAACTAAGTTGGCCAACCTGTTGTACACAGAGTTTCCTCATTTCCACGACAGACCATTGATACCGAATCCTCAAGGACCTAATGACTATCACGAGAATCTCAGGTTCTATTTCCGACGAACCAGAGTCTTCAATCGTCTCTTCAACAATTACTATGATGGCGTTAAACAATTGTATCAAGGTGATAAAATTTATCTAGAAATCATTAGACTGGTGAGGAACTGCATACACCATGCAGCCAAATATGATGAG AGGCTGGCAGACTCTGAACGATTGCTTACAATGATGAGAGAGAATTTTACACATTACATCAGTTTGACATACTCTTTCCTACACATGCTGAATGATAAGGATGCTGATTATCCATACAAAA GCAATGACAAACCAAGTACACCCAGCATTGGGGATTATTTGGACCTGGCCATGAAGAGAACACGCAGAGGAAGAGGTTGA